One segment of Paraburkholderia bonniea DNA contains the following:
- the ppc gene encoding phosphoenolpyruvate carboxylase, producing the protein MTSSRPARPARRAAAAAPAAAQPRTPSSAPLAKTTATAPQATAATAAIAPATKVTSAPSRTRDDKDQPLFQDIRYLGRLLGDVVREQEGDAVYQVVETIRQTAVRFRREDDSAAALTLEKKLRSLSPEQTVSVVRAFSYFSHLANIAEDRHRNRRHRIHALAGSASQPGTIGYALERLQHASGASAATPAALKKFFDAALIVPVLTAHPTEVQRKSILDAQHDIARLLAERDQPLTATERAHNETMLRARVTSLWQTRMLRDARLTVDDEIENALSYYRVTFLAEIPALYAGIETTLAQHEQHGPHGQHGPATRLPPFLQMGSWIGGDRDGNPNVSAATLKLAITRQATVIFEHYLAQVHKLGAELSVSNLLAGASSALKALAEASPDTSPHRVDEPYRRALIGVYARLAASARERLGASAIVTLGVPHAAEPYADANAFANDLQVLVDSLAAHHGASLASPRLAPLVRAAEVFGFHLASIDLRQSSDIHEAVIAELLQRAGVENAYAALDEASKQRLLLAELAQARPLRSPYASYSALAQSELGILEEARLTRAQFGERAVRNYIISHTETVSDLLEVMLLQKETGLLQGRLGNPHDPARTGLMVIPLFETIPDLRNSQRIMGELMALPGMKALIEAQGSEQEVMLGYSDSNKDGGFLTSNWELYRAELALVSLFKRHGVTLRLFHGRGGTVGRGGGPTWQAILSQPPGTVDGQIRLTEQGEVIASKFGNPEIGRRNLETVVAATLEASLLPRDNTPAQLPAFEATMQQLSDSAMAAYRALVYDTPGFTDYFFAATPIVEIAELNIGSRPASRKLQDPKQRRIEDLRAIPWGFSWGQCRLLLTGWYGFGSAIAAHLESAPDAASRAKRLAQLKKMHKTWPFFSNLLSNMDMVLAKTDLAVASRYAQLVPDKKLRQHVFGRIVAEWERTSQALSDITGKNERLADNPLLARSIKNRFPYLDPLNHLQVELLKRHRAGERNPRLERGIHLTINGIAAGLRNTG; encoded by the coding sequence GTGACGTCTTCCCGACCGGCGCGCCCTGCCCGCCGTGCTGCCGCAGCGGCTCCTGCCGCCGCCCAACCCAGAACCCCCTCCTCCGCCCCCTTAGCGAAAACTACCGCCACCGCGCCTCAAGCCACTGCGGCAACTGCGGCCATCGCGCCCGCCACCAAAGTCACCTCCGCCCCCAGCCGTACCCGCGACGACAAAGACCAGCCGCTATTCCAGGACATCCGTTATCTCGGCCGTCTGCTAGGCGACGTGGTGCGTGAGCAAGAAGGCGATGCGGTTTATCAGGTTGTCGAAACGATCCGCCAGACTGCGGTGCGCTTTCGCCGCGAAGACGATAGCGCCGCCGCGCTCACGCTCGAAAAAAAGCTGCGCTCGCTGAGCCCGGAGCAGACCGTCAGCGTGGTACGAGCCTTCAGCTATTTCTCGCATCTGGCAAACATCGCCGAAGATCGTCATCGCAACCGCCGTCACCGGATTCACGCGCTGGCCGGTTCTGCCTCGCAGCCGGGCACCATCGGCTATGCGCTGGAGCGTCTGCAGCATGCCAGCGGAGCCTCCGCAGCCACCCCTGCCGCGCTGAAAAAATTCTTCGATGCCGCGCTGATCGTACCGGTGCTAACCGCGCATCCGACCGAAGTCCAGCGCAAAAGCATTCTTGATGCGCAGCACGATATCGCGCGCCTGCTAGCCGAACGCGACCAGCCCCTCACCGCCACTGAGCGCGCTCATAACGAAACCATGCTGCGAGCCCGCGTCACCTCGCTCTGGCAAACCCGCATGCTGCGCGATGCGCGTCTCACGGTCGACGATGAAATCGAAAACGCGCTGTCGTATTACCGCGTGACGTTTCTCGCTGAAATCCCCGCGCTCTATGCGGGCATCGAAACCACCCTGGCGCAGCACGAACAGCACGGGCCGCACGGGCAACACGGCCCAGCCACCCGGCTGCCGCCGTTTCTGCAGATGGGTAGCTGGATCGGCGGCGACCGCGACGGCAATCCGAACGTCAGCGCCGCCACGCTCAAGCTCGCCATCACACGCCAGGCGACGGTGATCTTCGAACACTATCTGGCGCAGGTGCACAAGCTCGGCGCGGAACTCTCGGTATCGAACCTGCTGGCAGGTGCCAGCAGCGCGCTCAAGGCGCTCGCGGAGGCCTCGCCCGACACCTCGCCGCACCGTGTCGACGAGCCATACCGGCGCGCGCTGATTGGGGTCTATGCCCGCCTCGCTGCCAGCGCCCGCGAGCGCCTCGGAGCCAGCGCAATCGTCACGCTCGGCGTGCCGCATGCGGCCGAACCCTACGCCGATGCCAACGCATTCGCCAACGATCTGCAAGTGCTGGTTGATTCGCTCGCCGCGCATCATGGTGCGTCTCTCGCCTCCCCGCGCCTCGCGCCGCTGGTGCGCGCCGCCGAAGTCTTCGGCTTCCATCTGGCCAGCATCGACTTGCGCCAAAGCTCGGATATCCACGAAGCCGTGATTGCTGAGCTGCTCCAGCGCGCCGGGGTCGAAAACGCCTATGCCGCGCTCGATGAAGCCAGCAAGCAGCGCCTGCTGCTGGCCGAGCTGGCGCAGGCGCGGCCATTGCGCTCGCCCTACGCCAGCTATTCGGCGCTGGCGCAAAGCGAGCTGGGCATCCTTGAAGAGGCGCGTCTGACACGCGCGCAGTTTGGCGAACGGGCGGTGCGCAACTACATCATTTCGCATACCGAAACCGTGAGCGACCTGCTCGAAGTGATGCTGCTGCAAAAAGAAACCGGGCTCCTGCAAGGCCGCCTCGGCAACCCGCACGACCCGGCGCGCACTGGCCTGATGGTGATTCCGCTCTTCGAAACGATCCCTGACTTGCGCAACTCGCAACGCATCATGGGCGAACTAATGGCGCTGCCCGGTATGAAAGCCTTGATCGAAGCCCAGGGCAGCGAACAGGAAGTGATGCTGGGCTATTCGGATAGCAACAAGGACGGCGGCTTTCTCACCTCGAACTGGGAGTTGTATCGCGCCGAACTCGCGCTGGTGTCGCTGTTTAAGCGGCATGGCGTCACGCTCCGGCTGTTTCATGGCCGGGGCGGCACCGTCGGACGCGGCGGTGGTCCGACCTGGCAGGCGATCTTGTCGCAGCCGCCAGGCACCGTCGATGGCCAGATCCGCCTGACCGAGCAAGGCGAAGTGATTGCCAGCAAATTCGGCAACCCGGAGATTGGCCGGCGCAACCTCGAAACCGTGGTCGCAGCAACGCTCGAAGCCTCGCTGCTGCCGCGCGACAACACGCCCGCGCAACTGCCCGCCTTCGAAGCCACCATGCAGCAGTTGTCGGATAGCGCGATGGCAGCCTACCGCGCGCTGGTGTACGACACCCCTGGGTTCACCGATTACTTTTTCGCCGCCACGCCCATCGTGGAGATCGCTGAGCTGAACATCGGCAGCCGTCCCGCCTCACGCAAGCTGCAAGACCCGAAGCAGCGCCGCATCGAAGATCTGCGGGCGATTCCATGGGGCTTTTCGTGGGGCCAGTGCCGTTTGCTGTTGACGGGCTGGTATGGCTTTGGCAGCGCCATCGCAGCGCATCTGGAAAGCGCCCCCGACGCCGCCAGCCGGGCAAAACGCCTGGCGCAACTAAAAAAGATGCACAAGACCTGGCCGTTTTTCTCGAACCTGCTTTCGAACATGGATATGGTGCTGGCCAAAACCGATCTGGCCGTGGCCTCGCGCTACGCCCAACTGGTTCCGGACAAAAAGCTGCGGCAGCACGTGTTTGGCCGCATCGTCGCGGAATGGGAGCGCACCTCGCAGGCGCTCTCTGACATCACCGGTAAAAACGAGCGGCTGGCCGATAACCCATTGCTGGCACGTTCGATCAAAAACCGCTTTCCGTATCTCGATCCGCTGAATCACCTGCAAGTGGAACTGCTCAAACGCCACCGTGCGGGAGAACGTAACCCACGGTTAGAGCGCGGTATTCATCTGACGATCAACGGCATCGCGGCGGGCTTGCGCAACACGGGCTAA
- the hemC gene encoding hydroxymethylbilane synthase: MNVEPLLAPPKTLVIASRESRLALWQAEHVKCALHKLYPSCDIQILGMTTRGDQILDRTLSKVGGKGLFVKELENALADGRADLAVHSLKDVPMELPPGFALPTILLREDPRDAFVSPLWPDLAALPAGSVVGTSSLRREAMLRARYPHLVVQPLRGNLDTRLAKLDRGDYAGIILAAAGLKRLGLAGRIRTLLEPHDSLPAAAQGALGIEIHAARTDLAAWFQPLHHAPSALAVLAERAVSRALGGSCEVPLAAYAQWQGESLQLRGSVALPDGQRVLSAAASAVVKEAAQADQLGREVAADLARQGAFEIVRALGVTVPSALDATLDSTSSTPSTPGSAGGA; encoded by the coding sequence ATGAATGTCGAGCCGCTACTGGCACCCCCCAAGACGCTGGTGATTGCCTCAAGAGAGAGCCGCCTGGCACTCTGGCAGGCCGAACACGTGAAGTGTGCACTGCACAAATTATATCCATCCTGTGATATCCAGATTCTTGGCATGACAACGCGTGGCGATCAGATTCTTGATCGCACGCTTTCGAAGGTCGGCGGCAAGGGGCTCTTCGTCAAAGAGCTAGAAAACGCGCTGGCCGATGGCCGGGCTGATCTGGCGGTGCATTCACTGAAGGATGTGCCGATGGAGTTGCCGCCTGGTTTTGCGCTCCCCACCATCTTGCTGCGCGAAGATCCGCGCGATGCCTTTGTTTCGCCGTTATGGCCTGACCTGGCCGCGTTGCCTGCGGGCAGCGTCGTGGGCACCTCCAGCTTGCGCCGTGAAGCCATGCTGCGGGCGCGCTACCCCCATCTCGTCGTACAACCGTTGCGCGGCAATCTGGATACGCGTCTGGCCAAGCTGGACCGGGGCGACTACGCGGGCATCATCCTCGCGGCGGCAGGCCTGAAACGGCTCGGGCTGGCTGGGCGAATTCGCACCCTGCTTGAGCCGCACGATAGTTTGCCCGCGGCCGCTCAAGGCGCGCTAGGGATCGAAATTCATGCGGCGCGGACGGATCTCGCGGCGTGGTTTCAGCCGCTGCATCACGCGCCGAGCGCGCTGGCGGTGCTGGCGGAACGCGCGGTGTCGCGGGCGTTGGGCGGCAGTTGCGAAGTGCCGCTGGCCGCGTATGCGCAGTGGCAAGGCGAGAGCCTGCAACTGCGTGGCAGTGTGGCGTTGCCGGATGGTCAGCGGGTGCTGTCCGCCGCCGCTTCTGCGGTGGTGAAAGAGGCGGCGCAGGCCGACCAGCTAGGCCGTGAGGTCGCCGCTGACTTGGCCCGCCAGGGCGCATTCGAAATCGTGCGCGCGCTGGGGGTGACGGTGCCGTCAGCGCTGGATGCCACGCTGGATTCGACGTCCTCTACGCCCTCGACACCTGGCTCAGCGGGTGGCGCATGA
- the hemDX gene encoding fused uroporphyrinogen-III synthase HemD/membrane protein HemX, translating to MSATARNSGPVAQGDGPARRFTAVLTRPAGRSAALAAQLQAAGVATLEFPLIDVAPADDSAPLRAALAALERYALVVFVSPNAIDYALAQHDAIWPAALPLAVVGPGSVAALAQHGITAPAWRVVSPPLEGQDDEARFDSEALFAALEAEFGADAFAGQRVLIVRGDGGREWLAERLSAAGAQVEIVAAYRRLVPEPSIDAWEQVHTLLAGAPHAWVLTSSEGVRNLHELAQTHLSTGERAALQRAHFVTPHPRIADTARGLGFDSITQSGAGDERIARALLSLATSVVQPVTSNPAYARMTDSTTSPNASPQPASPVAATAASPSSPASNASPPRSPSPPPSATEPRPRRQGSLLLWLALIVVTCAATAGGIALNRKVIRLDQQLTQRQQSNDAQTTELRIKTDQALASVHQVDTQMAQIGGRLADAQSAQQALQQQYADLAHNRDDWMLAEVGQILSSASEQLQLTGNVQLALFALQSADTRLAASDGAQVLAVRRAIAQDIEKLKAAPSTDLSGLAIKLDNAVALVDTLPLSGEAPVGHATPHAATPADTARVAAATGLPRWKVWWQEFYTGVGQQLKSLVQVRRIDHADAMLVAPDQGYFVRENLKLRLLSARLELLARNSVTLKSDLQAADAALARYFDSAAKPTQTVRDLVQQVQAGSAAVDVPNLDSSLQALHQYRSRG from the coding sequence ATGAGCGCCACGGCCCGCAATAGCGGGCCTGTGGCGCAGGGCGATGGGCCAGCGCGGCGTTTCACGGCGGTGCTGACCCGGCCGGCCGGCCGCTCAGCCGCGCTTGCCGCGCAACTGCAGGCGGCCGGTGTCGCCACGCTGGAATTTCCCTTGATCGACGTTGCCCCAGCCGATGACAGCGCGCCTTTGCGCGCCGCACTGGCGGCACTGGAGCGTTACGCGCTAGTGGTGTTCGTCTCACCGAATGCGATTGATTACGCGCTGGCGCAGCACGATGCGATCTGGCCAGCCGCGTTGCCGCTGGCCGTGGTTGGCCCGGGGAGCGTAGCGGCGCTGGCGCAGCATGGCATCACCGCACCCGCCTGGCGCGTGGTGAGCCCGCCGCTGGAAGGGCAGGATGACGAAGCACGGTTCGACTCCGAGGCGCTGTTTGCCGCGCTTGAGGCCGAGTTCGGTGCTGATGCGTTTGCGGGCCAGCGCGTGCTGATCGTGCGCGGTGATGGCGGACGCGAATGGCTGGCCGAACGGCTCAGCGCAGCAGGTGCCCAAGTCGAGATCGTCGCGGCCTACCGGCGCCTGGTGCCGGAGCCCTCAATTGACGCCTGGGAGCAAGTTCACACGCTGCTGGCAGGCGCACCGCACGCCTGGGTGCTGACGAGCTCCGAAGGCGTGCGCAACCTGCATGAACTCGCGCAGACCCACTTAAGCACCGGCGAGCGCGCGGCCTTGCAGCGCGCGCATTTCGTCACACCTCATCCGCGCATTGCCGATACCGCGCGTGGATTGGGTTTTGATAGCATTACGCAGTCTGGCGCGGGCGATGAACGTATTGCTCGCGCGCTGCTTTCTCTAGCGACTTCCGTTGTTCAACCGGTAACGTCCAACCCGGCATACGCACGCATGACTGACTCGACCACTTCCCCAAACGCTTCACCCCAACCGGCTTCTCCGGTTGCCGCCACAGCGGCCAGCCCCTCCAGCCCTGCCAGTAACGCCAGCCCCCCACGCTCTCCCAGCCCGCCACCATCTGCCACTGAACCACGCCCGCGCCGTCAAGGCTCGCTGCTGCTATGGCTGGCGCTCATCGTGGTGACTTGCGCTGCGACAGCAGGCGGTATCGCGCTGAACCGCAAAGTGATTCGCCTCGATCAGCAACTGACCCAGCGCCAGCAAAGCAACGACGCGCAAACCACCGAGCTGCGCATCAAGACTGATCAGGCGCTGGCGAGCGTGCATCAGGTTGATACGCAGATGGCGCAAATCGGCGGACGGCTGGCGGATGCGCAAAGCGCGCAGCAAGCGTTGCAGCAGCAATATGCTGATCTCGCGCACAACCGCGATGACTGGATGCTGGCCGAGGTCGGGCAGATTCTTTCCAGCGCGAGCGAGCAGCTGCAACTCACCGGCAACGTGCAACTCGCGCTGTTCGCGCTGCAAAGCGCGGACACCCGCCTGGCAGCCTCGGACGGCGCGCAGGTGCTGGCCGTGCGCCGCGCCATCGCGCAAGACATCGAAAAGCTCAAGGCCGCACCTAGTACGGATCTGTCGGGCCTGGCGATCAAGCTCGACAACGCCGTGGCGCTGGTTGACACATTGCCGCTGAGCGGTGAAGCACCGGTTGGCCACGCCACGCCGCATGCCGCGACGCCCGCCGACACCGCCAGGGTCGCGGCCGCGACCGGTCTGCCGCGCTGGAAAGTGTGGTGGCAAGAGTTTTACACCGGCGTGGGGCAGCAACTGAAGAGCCTCGTGCAAGTGCGCCGCATCGACCATGCAGATGCGATGCTAGTGGCCCCCGATCAAGGTTATTTCGTGCGTGAAAACCTCAAGCTGCGCCTGCTGTCCGCCCGGCTCGAACTGCTGGCGCGTAATTCCGTGACGCTCAAATCCGATCTTCAGGCCGCCGATGCCGCCCTGGCGCGTTATTTCGATAGCGCGGCCAAGCCGACCCAAACGGTGCGCGACCTCGTACAGCAAGTGCAGGCGGGTTCCGCAGCGGTTGACGTGCCGAACCTCGACAGCAGCTTGCAAGCGCTGCATCAATACCGCAGCCGGGGTTAA
- a CDS encoding heme biosynthesis protein HemY, whose product MTIRGLIWLALLFAVAVALATLGRFDMGQVLLIYPPYRVDLSMNLFVVGLVVLFIVLYMLLRIVRNIWGMPRRVAAYRARARVAKAHAALREAINNLYAGRFSRAEKSAREALADAGNKGAAGLIAANATQQMHEYGRRDEWLAGIDAADWQEARLMAMADMRADAHDADGALAALGEIQSGQGGKRIHAQQIALRAQQQLKHWAEVLKLVRLLEKREAIHPAVAVRLRQLAAENLLRERRHNAQALLELWHSLSAVERHSPRLADLAAELLIALNRPQEARKIVEEALAHNWDARLLRRYPETAGGDALPLIQKAEGWKKTHPDDADLLFALGRLCLHQQLWGKSQSFLEAALKLADNEPLKIRSHRALAKLHEQLGDAAKASEHYRESALAMNVV is encoded by the coding sequence ATGACAATCCGCGGACTTATCTGGCTGGCGCTTCTGTTTGCCGTCGCGGTTGCGCTGGCGACGCTTGGACGCTTCGATATGGGGCAGGTGCTGCTGATCTACCCACCGTACCGGGTTGATCTTTCGATGAACCTGTTCGTGGTGGGGCTGGTCGTGCTGTTCATCGTGCTCTACATGCTGCTGCGGATCGTGCGCAACATCTGGGGCATGCCACGGCGGGTAGCGGCCTACCGCGCGCGCGCGCGCGTGGCCAAAGCGCATGCAGCGTTGCGCGAGGCGATCAACAACCTGTATGCGGGGCGCTTTTCCCGCGCTGAAAAATCCGCCCGCGAGGCGCTGGCCGATGCGGGCAATAAAGGCGCGGCTGGCCTGATCGCCGCGAATGCCACGCAGCAAATGCACGAGTACGGCCGCCGTGACGAATGGCTCGCCGGGATTGATGCAGCCGACTGGCAGGAAGCACGTTTGATGGCGATGGCCGACATGCGTGCGGATGCGCATGATGCAGATGGCGCGCTGGCGGCACTGGGCGAGATTCAGTCGGGGCAAGGCGGCAAACGGATTCACGCGCAGCAGATCGCGCTGCGCGCACAGCAGCAACTCAAGCATTGGGCCGAGGTGCTGAAGCTGGTGCGCTTGCTGGAAAAGCGCGAAGCGATCCATCCGGCCGTGGCTGTGCGCCTGCGTCAACTGGCGGCGGAAAATCTGCTGCGTGAGCGCCGCCACAACGCGCAAGCGCTGCTTGAGCTATGGCATTCGCTGTCCGCGGTTGAAAGGCATTCACCGCGTCTGGCCGATCTGGCAGCGGAGCTACTGATCGCGCTGAACCGGCCGCAGGAGGCCCGCAAGATTGTCGAAGAGGCATTGGCGCATAACTGGGACGCACGCTTGCTGCGACGCTATCCAGAGACAGCGGGCGGCGACGCGTTGCCGCTGATCCAGAAAGCGGAAGGGTGGAAGAAGACGCATCCCGACGACGCTGATTTGCTGTTTGCGCTAGGGCGGTTGTGCCTGCACCAGCAGCTATGGGGCAAGTCGCAGTCGTTTCTGGAAGCGGCGCTCAAGCTGGCTGATAACGAGCCGCTGAAAATCCGCTCACACCGTGCGCTGGCAAAACTGCATGAACAACTGGGCGATGCCGCGAAAGCGAGCGAGCATTACCGCGAAAGCGCGCTGGCGATGAACGTGGTGTAG
- a CDS encoding tetratricopeptide repeat protein — protein MDFSLLPDPPFDHPDSTPLLACADAQYASGQISEAIQLYEHVLAQQPGHPDVLHRLGLASLDAQQPEQARHYLDLALSAAPARTRIWEQRVQLEAIAERHAATQALGQLALDVVGSTAILHQTLGDSFRYTDQLEQAQQHYRQALELDASLYPAAFGLGTVHAALQQPDQAAPYFESVWQAEPSHLPAGLAWLSALTALNKPVSGLIAAICQRFATDAPALQQLAFRLNHLQHFNEALSVSQQGLALDPENGWLHHNACYAQNLLGLFDAARLSSAAAARLLPTDPPAQFNLAITQLRHGDFAQGWKQYIWHERLSENHDLARPAWPEWQGEAVAGCRFLLVGEQGLGDQLQFLRTAIWLRQQGAQADVWISSPLVELASYAEGVHAAWKYRPPGPYDYWCRITRMPEHMQLDLAMLATMPPYLKAPVEQIERWQQKLSVIAPAAPGTKRVGLVWAGNPDYELDRYRSIPLPLLAPILALPGVTWCAVQKDATEQAFADLPASAHMPLLGPHIETFDDTLALLQSVDLLLTIDSAVAHLAGASGRPVWIMLPTCTDWRWMTERSDSPWYPSARLFRQRELGDWSTVLQEVETALQAWLEPTGS, from the coding sequence ATGGATTTTTCCCTTCTCCCTGACCCGCCGTTCGATCATCCTGACTCCACCCCATTGCTCGCATGCGCCGACGCTCAGTACGCCTCGGGCCAGATCAGCGAAGCCATCCAGTTGTACGAACACGTCCTGGCACAGCAGCCCGGCCACCCTGATGTGCTGCATCGGCTAGGCCTGGCCAGCCTTGACGCGCAACAACCTGAACAAGCCCGCCATTATCTGGACCTCGCGCTCAGTGCCGCACCTGCTCGCACCCGGATCTGGGAACAACGCGTTCAGCTTGAAGCCATCGCTGAACGGCACGCGGCAACCCAGGCGCTAGGCCAACTGGCACTAGATGTGGTGGGCAGCACAGCCATCCTGCATCAGACTCTCGGCGACAGCTTCAGGTACACCGACCAGCTCGAGCAGGCGCAGCAGCACTATCGCCAGGCGCTTGAACTCGATGCCAGCTTGTACCCGGCCGCCTTCGGCCTGGGAACGGTCCATGCCGCGCTCCAGCAGCCAGATCAGGCAGCACCCTACTTTGAATCCGTCTGGCAAGCCGAGCCATCTCATCTGCCAGCGGGCCTCGCATGGCTATCGGCGCTCACCGCACTGAATAAACCCGTTAGTGGGTTAATCGCCGCCATATGCCAGCGTTTTGCTACGGATGCCCCAGCGCTCCAGCAACTCGCGTTTAGGCTCAACCATTTGCAGCACTTCAACGAAGCACTCAGCGTGAGCCAGCAAGGGCTCGCCCTTGACCCGGAAAACGGCTGGCTACATCACAACGCCTGTTACGCACAGAATCTGCTAGGCCTGTTCGACGCCGCGCGGCTGAGCAGCGCCGCCGCCGCAAGGCTCTTGCCCACGGACCCACCCGCGCAGTTCAACCTGGCTATCACACAGTTACGTCATGGTGACTTCGCACAAGGCTGGAAGCAGTACATCTGGCATGAACGTCTGTCCGAAAACCATGACCTCGCCCGTCCGGCATGGCCCGAATGGCAAGGAGAGGCCGTTGCAGGCTGCCGTTTTTTACTGGTCGGTGAGCAAGGCCTGGGCGACCAGTTGCAATTTCTACGCACCGCCATCTGGTTACGACAGCAAGGCGCGCAAGCGGATGTCTGGATCAGCAGCCCATTGGTTGAACTAGCCAGTTACGCGGAAGGTGTCCACGCCGCCTGGAAGTATCGGCCGCCTGGCCCCTACGATTACTGGTGCCGCATCACCCGCATGCCCGAGCACATGCAACTGGATCTCGCCATGCTGGCAACGATGCCGCCCTACCTGAAAGCGCCCGTTGAGCAAATCGAGCGCTGGCAGCAAAAACTCTCGGTGATCGCCCCTGCCGCACCCGGCACCAAACGCGTTGGTCTGGTCTGGGCGGGTAACCCCGACTATGAACTCGATCGTTATCGTTCGATCCCCCTGCCCCTGCTGGCACCGATTCTCGCGCTCCCCGGCGTGACGTGGTGCGCGGTACAGAAAGACGCCACCGAACAGGCCTTCGCTGACTTGCCCGCCAGCGCGCACATGCCGCTACTCGGGCCACATATCGAGACCTTCGACGACACCCTGGCGCTGCTCCAAAGCGTTGATCTGCTGCTGACCATCGACAGCGCCGTCGCGCACCTGGCGGGCGCATCCGGACGGCCGGTGTGGATCATGTTGCCGACCTGCACCGACTGGCGCTGGATGACGGAGCGCAGTGATAGCCCGTGGTATCCATCAGCGCGGCTTTTTCGCCAGCGCGAACTGGGCGACTGGAGCACCGTGCTACAGGAAGTCGAGACCGCGCTGCAAGCATGGCTTGAGCCTACGGGTTCTTAA